Proteins found in one Physeter macrocephalus isolate SW-GA chromosome 17, ASM283717v5, whole genome shotgun sequence genomic segment:
- the RBM42 gene encoding RNA-binding protein 42 isoform X1: MAGAGPAPGLPGAGGPVVPGPGAGIPGKSGEERLKEMEAEMALFEQEVLGAPVTGIPTAVPAVPTVPTVEAMQVPAAPVIRPIIATNTYQQVQQTLEARAAAAATVVPPMVGGPPFVGPVGFGPGDRSHLDSPEAREAMFLRRAAAAPQRAPILHPAFIPHVLQRADSALSSAAGGPRPMALRPPHQALVGPPLPGPPGPPMMLPPMARAPGPPLGSMAALRPPLEEPAAPRELGLGLGLGLKEKEEAVVAAAAGLEEAGAAVAVGAGGTPAGPAVIGPSLPLALAMPLPEPEPLPLPLEVVRGLLPPLRIPELLSLRPRPRPPRPEPPPGLMALEVPEPLGEDKKKGKPEKLKRCIRTAAGSSWEDPSLLEWDADDFRIFCGDLGNEVNDDILARAFSRFPSFLKAKVIRDKRTGKTKGYGFVSFKDPSDYVRAMREMNGKYVGSRPIKLRKSMWKDRNLDVVRKKQKEKKKLGLR; encoded by the exons ATGGCCGGGGCGGGGCCAGCCCCGGGACTCCCGGGTGCAGGAGGACCTGTGGTCCCGGGCCCTGGTGCTGGCATCCCGGGCAAGAGCGGCGAGGAACGCTTGAAGGAGATGGAGGCGGAGATGGCCCT GTTTGAGCAGGAAGTTCTGGGGGCTCCGGTTACAGGAATCCCAACTGCTGTGCCTGCGGTGCCCACCGTCCCCACGGTAGAAGCAATGCAAGTCCCAGCAGCTCCTGTGATCCGCCCAATTATCGCCACCAACACATACCAGCAG GTCCAACAGACTCTGGAGGCCCGAGCAGCCGCTGCAGCCACAGTGGTTCCTCCTATGGTGGGTGGCCCACCTTTTGTGGGCCCAG TTGGCTTTGGTCCTGGTGATCGGAGTCACCTGGACAGTCCAGAGGCTCGAGAAGCCATGTTCCTGCGGCGGGCAG CTGCGGCCCCCCAGAGGGCCCCTATTCTGCATCCAGCCTTCATCCCTCACGTGCTACAGAGAGCAG ATTCTGCTCTTTCTTCCGCAGCAGGTGGTCCCCGCCCTATGGCTCTGCGGCCCCCTCACCAGGCCCTCGTGGGCCCCCCTCTGCCTGGCCCCCCTGGACCACCTATGATGCTGCCACCGATGGCTCGGGCCCCAGGGCCCCCTCTGGGCTCCATGGCTGCTCTGAGGCCTCCTCTG GAAGAGCCAGCAGCACCCCGAGAGCTGGGCCTTGGCCTGGGGTTGGGcctgaaagagaaggaggaggctgTGGTGGCGGCAGCGGCCGGGCTGGAGGAGGCTGGCGCAGCGGTGgctgtgggggcagggggcacccCAGCTGGCCCTGCAGTCATTGGGCCCAGCCTGCCACTGGCCCTGGCCATGCCTCTGCCCGAGCCtgagcccctgcccctgcctctggAAGTTGTGCGAGGCCTACTGCCCCCGCTGCGCATTCCTGAGCTCCTGTCCCTGCGTCCGAGACCCCGGCCCCCTCGGCCTGAGCCACCCCCTGGCCTCATGGCTCTTGAG GTCCCAGAGCCTCTAGGTGAggacaagaagaaaggaaagccaGAGAAATTGAAACGCTGCATTCGCACAGCAGCTGGGAGCAGCTGGGAGGATCCCAGCCTGCTGGAGTGGGATGCAG ATGACTTCCGAATCTTCTGTGGGGATCTGGGCAATGAGGTGAATGATGACATCTTGGCACGAGCCTTCAGCCGCTTCCCATCCTTCCTTAAGGCTAAGGTGATCCGCGACAAGCGCACGGGCAAAACCAAGGGCTATGGCTTCGTCAGCTTTAAGGACCCAAGCGACTATGTGCGCGCCATGCGTGAGATGAATG GGAAGTATGTGGGCTCACGCCCCATCAAGCTGCGCAAGAGCATGTGGAAGGACCGGAACCTGGACGTGGTGCGCaagaagcaaaaggagaagaagaaattgGGCCTGAGATAG
- the RBM42 gene encoding RNA-binding protein 42 isoform X3: MAGAGPAPGLPGAGGPVVPGPGAGIPGKSGEERLKEMEAEMALFEQEVLGAPVTGIPTAVPAVPTVPTVEAMQVPAAPVIRPIIATNTYQQVQQTLEARAAAAATVVPPMVGGPPFVGPVGFGPGDRSHLDSPEAREAMFLRRAAAAPQRAPILHPAFIPHVLQRAGGPRPMALRPPHQALVGPPLPGPPGPPMMLPPMARAPGPPLGSMAALRPPLEEPAAPRELGLGLGLGLKEKEEAVVAAAAGLEEAGAAVAVGAGGTPAGPAVIGPSLPLALAMPLPEPEPLPLPLEVVRGLLPPLRIPELLSLRPRPRPPRPEPPPGLMALEVPEPLGEDKKKGKPEKLKRCIRTAAGSSWEDPSLLEWDADDFRIFCGDLGNEVNDDILARAFSRFPSFLKAKVIRDKRTGKTKGYGFVSFKDPSDYVRAMREMNGKYVGSRPIKLRKSMWKDRNLDVVRKKQKEKKKLGLR, translated from the exons ATGGCCGGGGCGGGGCCAGCCCCGGGACTCCCGGGTGCAGGAGGACCTGTGGTCCCGGGCCCTGGTGCTGGCATCCCGGGCAAGAGCGGCGAGGAACGCTTGAAGGAGATGGAGGCGGAGATGGCCCT GTTTGAGCAGGAAGTTCTGGGGGCTCCGGTTACAGGAATCCCAACTGCTGTGCCTGCGGTGCCCACCGTCCCCACGGTAGAAGCAATGCAAGTCCCAGCAGCTCCTGTGATCCGCCCAATTATCGCCACCAACACATACCAGCAG GTCCAACAGACTCTGGAGGCCCGAGCAGCCGCTGCAGCCACAGTGGTTCCTCCTATGGTGGGTGGCCCACCTTTTGTGGGCCCAG TTGGCTTTGGTCCTGGTGATCGGAGTCACCTGGACAGTCCAGAGGCTCGAGAAGCCATGTTCCTGCGGCGGGCAG CTGCGGCCCCCCAGAGGGCCCCTATTCTGCATCCAGCCTTCATCCCTCACGTGCTACAGAGAGCAG GTGGTCCCCGCCCTATGGCTCTGCGGCCCCCTCACCAGGCCCTCGTGGGCCCCCCTCTGCCTGGCCCCCCTGGACCACCTATGATGCTGCCACCGATGGCTCGGGCCCCAGGGCCCCCTCTGGGCTCCATGGCTGCTCTGAGGCCTCCTCTG GAAGAGCCAGCAGCACCCCGAGAGCTGGGCCTTGGCCTGGGGTTGGGcctgaaagagaaggaggaggctgTGGTGGCGGCAGCGGCCGGGCTGGAGGAGGCTGGCGCAGCGGTGgctgtgggggcagggggcacccCAGCTGGCCCTGCAGTCATTGGGCCCAGCCTGCCACTGGCCCTGGCCATGCCTCTGCCCGAGCCtgagcccctgcccctgcctctggAAGTTGTGCGAGGCCTACTGCCCCCGCTGCGCATTCCTGAGCTCCTGTCCCTGCGTCCGAGACCCCGGCCCCCTCGGCCTGAGCCACCCCCTGGCCTCATGGCTCTTGAG GTCCCAGAGCCTCTAGGTGAggacaagaagaaaggaaagccaGAGAAATTGAAACGCTGCATTCGCACAGCAGCTGGGAGCAGCTGGGAGGATCCCAGCCTGCTGGAGTGGGATGCAG ATGACTTCCGAATCTTCTGTGGGGATCTGGGCAATGAGGTGAATGATGACATCTTGGCACGAGCCTTCAGCCGCTTCCCATCCTTCCTTAAGGCTAAGGTGATCCGCGACAAGCGCACGGGCAAAACCAAGGGCTATGGCTTCGTCAGCTTTAAGGACCCAAGCGACTATGTGCGCGCCATGCGTGAGATGAATG GGAAGTATGTGGGCTCACGCCCCATCAAGCTGCGCAAGAGCATGTGGAAGGACCGGAACCTGGACGTGGTGCGCaagaagcaaaaggagaagaagaaattgGGCCTGAGATAG
- the RBM42 gene encoding RNA-binding protein 42 isoform X4 — translation MAGAGPAPGLPGAGGPVVPGPGAGIPGKSGEERLKEMEAEMALFEQEVLGAPVTGIPTAVPAVPTVPTVEAMQVPAAPVIRPIIATNTYQQVQQTLEARAAAAATVVPPMVGGPPFVGPVGFGPGDRSHLDSPEAREAMFLRRAAGGPRPMALRPPHQALVGPPLPGPPGPPMMLPPMARAPGPPLGSMAALRPPLEEPAAPRELGLGLGLGLKEKEEAVVAAAAGLEEAGAAVAVGAGGTPAGPAVIGPSLPLALAMPLPEPEPLPLPLEVVRGLLPPLRIPELLSLRPRPRPPRPEPPPGLMALEVPEPLGEDKKKGKPEKLKRCIRTAAGSSWEDPSLLEWDADDFRIFCGDLGNEVNDDILARAFSRFPSFLKAKVIRDKRTGKTKGYGFVSFKDPSDYVRAMREMNGKYVGSRPIKLRKSMWKDRNLDVVRKKQKEKKKLGLR, via the exons ATGGCCGGGGCGGGGCCAGCCCCGGGACTCCCGGGTGCAGGAGGACCTGTGGTCCCGGGCCCTGGTGCTGGCATCCCGGGCAAGAGCGGCGAGGAACGCTTGAAGGAGATGGAGGCGGAGATGGCCCT GTTTGAGCAGGAAGTTCTGGGGGCTCCGGTTACAGGAATCCCAACTGCTGTGCCTGCGGTGCCCACCGTCCCCACGGTAGAAGCAATGCAAGTCCCAGCAGCTCCTGTGATCCGCCCAATTATCGCCACCAACACATACCAGCAG GTCCAACAGACTCTGGAGGCCCGAGCAGCCGCTGCAGCCACAGTGGTTCCTCCTATGGTGGGTGGCCCACCTTTTGTGGGCCCAG TTGGCTTTGGTCCTGGTGATCGGAGTCACCTGGACAGTCCAGAGGCTCGAGAAGCCATGTTCCTGCGGCGGGCAG CAGGTGGTCCCCGCCCTATGGCTCTGCGGCCCCCTCACCAGGCCCTCGTGGGCCCCCCTCTGCCTGGCCCCCCTGGACCACCTATGATGCTGCCACCGATGGCTCGGGCCCCAGGGCCCCCTCTGGGCTCCATGGCTGCTCTGAGGCCTCCTCTG GAAGAGCCAGCAGCACCCCGAGAGCTGGGCCTTGGCCTGGGGTTGGGcctgaaagagaaggaggaggctgTGGTGGCGGCAGCGGCCGGGCTGGAGGAGGCTGGCGCAGCGGTGgctgtgggggcagggggcacccCAGCTGGCCCTGCAGTCATTGGGCCCAGCCTGCCACTGGCCCTGGCCATGCCTCTGCCCGAGCCtgagcccctgcccctgcctctggAAGTTGTGCGAGGCCTACTGCCCCCGCTGCGCATTCCTGAGCTCCTGTCCCTGCGTCCGAGACCCCGGCCCCCTCGGCCTGAGCCACCCCCTGGCCTCATGGCTCTTGAG GTCCCAGAGCCTCTAGGTGAggacaagaagaaaggaaagccaGAGAAATTGAAACGCTGCATTCGCACAGCAGCTGGGAGCAGCTGGGAGGATCCCAGCCTGCTGGAGTGGGATGCAG ATGACTTCCGAATCTTCTGTGGGGATCTGGGCAATGAGGTGAATGATGACATCTTGGCACGAGCCTTCAGCCGCTTCCCATCCTTCCTTAAGGCTAAGGTGATCCGCGACAAGCGCACGGGCAAAACCAAGGGCTATGGCTTCGTCAGCTTTAAGGACCCAAGCGACTATGTGCGCGCCATGCGTGAGATGAATG GGAAGTATGTGGGCTCACGCCCCATCAAGCTGCGCAAGAGCATGTGGAAGGACCGGAACCTGGACGTGGTGCGCaagaagcaaaaggagaagaagaaattgGGCCTGAGATAG
- the RBM42 gene encoding RNA-binding protein 42 isoform X2, whose product MAGAGPAPGLPGAGGPVVPGPGAGIPGKSGEERLKEMEAEMALFEQEVLGAPVTGIPTAVPAVPTVPTVEAMQVPAAPVIRPIIATNTYQQVQQTLEARAAAAATVVPPMVGGPPFVGPVGFGPGDRSHLDSPEAREAMFLRRAAAAPQRAPILHPAFIPHVLQRAAGGPRPMALRPPHQALVGPPLPGPPGPPMMLPPMARAPGPPLGSMAALRPPLEEPAAPRELGLGLGLGLKEKEEAVVAAAAGLEEAGAAVAVGAGGTPAGPAVIGPSLPLALAMPLPEPEPLPLPLEVVRGLLPPLRIPELLSLRPRPRPPRPEPPPGLMALEVPEPLGEDKKKGKPEKLKRCIRTAAGSSWEDPSLLEWDADDFRIFCGDLGNEVNDDILARAFSRFPSFLKAKVIRDKRTGKTKGYGFVSFKDPSDYVRAMREMNGKYVGSRPIKLRKSMWKDRNLDVVRKKQKEKKKLGLR is encoded by the exons ATGGCCGGGGCGGGGCCAGCCCCGGGACTCCCGGGTGCAGGAGGACCTGTGGTCCCGGGCCCTGGTGCTGGCATCCCGGGCAAGAGCGGCGAGGAACGCTTGAAGGAGATGGAGGCGGAGATGGCCCT GTTTGAGCAGGAAGTTCTGGGGGCTCCGGTTACAGGAATCCCAACTGCTGTGCCTGCGGTGCCCACCGTCCCCACGGTAGAAGCAATGCAAGTCCCAGCAGCTCCTGTGATCCGCCCAATTATCGCCACCAACACATACCAGCAG GTCCAACAGACTCTGGAGGCCCGAGCAGCCGCTGCAGCCACAGTGGTTCCTCCTATGGTGGGTGGCCCACCTTTTGTGGGCCCAG TTGGCTTTGGTCCTGGTGATCGGAGTCACCTGGACAGTCCAGAGGCTCGAGAAGCCATGTTCCTGCGGCGGGCAG CTGCGGCCCCCCAGAGGGCCCCTATTCTGCATCCAGCCTTCATCCCTCACGTGCTACAGAGAGCAG CAGGTGGTCCCCGCCCTATGGCTCTGCGGCCCCCTCACCAGGCCCTCGTGGGCCCCCCTCTGCCTGGCCCCCCTGGACCACCTATGATGCTGCCACCGATGGCTCGGGCCCCAGGGCCCCCTCTGGGCTCCATGGCTGCTCTGAGGCCTCCTCTG GAAGAGCCAGCAGCACCCCGAGAGCTGGGCCTTGGCCTGGGGTTGGGcctgaaagagaaggaggaggctgTGGTGGCGGCAGCGGCCGGGCTGGAGGAGGCTGGCGCAGCGGTGgctgtgggggcagggggcacccCAGCTGGCCCTGCAGTCATTGGGCCCAGCCTGCCACTGGCCCTGGCCATGCCTCTGCCCGAGCCtgagcccctgcccctgcctctggAAGTTGTGCGAGGCCTACTGCCCCCGCTGCGCATTCCTGAGCTCCTGTCCCTGCGTCCGAGACCCCGGCCCCCTCGGCCTGAGCCACCCCCTGGCCTCATGGCTCTTGAG GTCCCAGAGCCTCTAGGTGAggacaagaagaaaggaaagccaGAGAAATTGAAACGCTGCATTCGCACAGCAGCTGGGAGCAGCTGGGAGGATCCCAGCCTGCTGGAGTGGGATGCAG ATGACTTCCGAATCTTCTGTGGGGATCTGGGCAATGAGGTGAATGATGACATCTTGGCACGAGCCTTCAGCCGCTTCCCATCCTTCCTTAAGGCTAAGGTGATCCGCGACAAGCGCACGGGCAAAACCAAGGGCTATGGCTTCGTCAGCTTTAAGGACCCAAGCGACTATGTGCGCGCCATGCGTGAGATGAATG GGAAGTATGTGGGCTCACGCCCCATCAAGCTGCGCAAGAGCATGTGGAAGGACCGGAACCTGGACGTGGTGCGCaagaagcaaaaggagaagaagaaattgGGCCTGAGATAG
- the RBM42 gene encoding RNA-binding protein 42 isoform X5, with product MAGAGPAPGLPGAGGPVVPGPGAGIPGKSGEERLKEMEAEMALFEQEVLGAPVTGIPTAVPAVPTVPTVEAMQVPAAPVIRPIIATNTYQQVQQTLEARAAAAATVVPPMVGGPPFVGPVGFGPGDRSHLDSPEAREAMFLRRAGGPRPMALRPPHQALVGPPLPGPPGPPMMLPPMARAPGPPLGSMAALRPPLEEPAAPRELGLGLGLGLKEKEEAVVAAAAGLEEAGAAVAVGAGGTPAGPAVIGPSLPLALAMPLPEPEPLPLPLEVVRGLLPPLRIPELLSLRPRPRPPRPEPPPGLMALEVPEPLGEDKKKGKPEKLKRCIRTAAGSSWEDPSLLEWDADDFRIFCGDLGNEVNDDILARAFSRFPSFLKAKVIRDKRTGKTKGYGFVSFKDPSDYVRAMREMNGKYVGSRPIKLRKSMWKDRNLDVVRKKQKEKKKLGLR from the exons ATGGCCGGGGCGGGGCCAGCCCCGGGACTCCCGGGTGCAGGAGGACCTGTGGTCCCGGGCCCTGGTGCTGGCATCCCGGGCAAGAGCGGCGAGGAACGCTTGAAGGAGATGGAGGCGGAGATGGCCCT GTTTGAGCAGGAAGTTCTGGGGGCTCCGGTTACAGGAATCCCAACTGCTGTGCCTGCGGTGCCCACCGTCCCCACGGTAGAAGCAATGCAAGTCCCAGCAGCTCCTGTGATCCGCCCAATTATCGCCACCAACACATACCAGCAG GTCCAACAGACTCTGGAGGCCCGAGCAGCCGCTGCAGCCACAGTGGTTCCTCCTATGGTGGGTGGCCCACCTTTTGTGGGCCCAG TTGGCTTTGGTCCTGGTGATCGGAGTCACCTGGACAGTCCAGAGGCTCGAGAAGCCATGTTCCTGCGGCGGGCAG GTGGTCCCCGCCCTATGGCTCTGCGGCCCCCTCACCAGGCCCTCGTGGGCCCCCCTCTGCCTGGCCCCCCTGGACCACCTATGATGCTGCCACCGATGGCTCGGGCCCCAGGGCCCCCTCTGGGCTCCATGGCTGCTCTGAGGCCTCCTCTG GAAGAGCCAGCAGCACCCCGAGAGCTGGGCCTTGGCCTGGGGTTGGGcctgaaagagaaggaggaggctgTGGTGGCGGCAGCGGCCGGGCTGGAGGAGGCTGGCGCAGCGGTGgctgtgggggcagggggcacccCAGCTGGCCCTGCAGTCATTGGGCCCAGCCTGCCACTGGCCCTGGCCATGCCTCTGCCCGAGCCtgagcccctgcccctgcctctggAAGTTGTGCGAGGCCTACTGCCCCCGCTGCGCATTCCTGAGCTCCTGTCCCTGCGTCCGAGACCCCGGCCCCCTCGGCCTGAGCCACCCCCTGGCCTCATGGCTCTTGAG GTCCCAGAGCCTCTAGGTGAggacaagaagaaaggaaagccaGAGAAATTGAAACGCTGCATTCGCACAGCAGCTGGGAGCAGCTGGGAGGATCCCAGCCTGCTGGAGTGGGATGCAG ATGACTTCCGAATCTTCTGTGGGGATCTGGGCAATGAGGTGAATGATGACATCTTGGCACGAGCCTTCAGCCGCTTCCCATCCTTCCTTAAGGCTAAGGTGATCCGCGACAAGCGCACGGGCAAAACCAAGGGCTATGGCTTCGTCAGCTTTAAGGACCCAAGCGACTATGTGCGCGCCATGCGTGAGATGAATG GGAAGTATGTGGGCTCACGCCCCATCAAGCTGCGCAAGAGCATGTGGAAGGACCGGAACCTGGACGTGGTGCGCaagaagcaaaaggagaagaagaaattgGGCCTGAGATAG